The Salvelinus fontinalis isolate EN_2023a chromosome 31, ASM2944872v1, whole genome shotgun sequence genome has a window encoding:
- the LOC129829786 gene encoding homeodomain-interacting protein kinase 1-like isoform X3 → MASQLQVFSSPSVSSSAYTRTKKLKVENSVWDVSGQVGDNNYTYYQQQGPIQGNGNTSSPSASSFNPAYNSSNSNQGYPSMGGGSREQTVVRAADSTGSARGPSSSSSTSHHVKDAASSSQPGDLYHKQYSNSLKRKSEEVDSSDSVQILEELSAPVLSNRPAPGGGTTTAQSIAHSTSTTKSSNSHSEGDYQLVQHEILCSLSNSYEVLEFLGRGTFGQVAKCWKRGTNEIVAIKILKNHPSYARQGQIEVSILGRLSTENADEFNFVRSYECFQHKNHTCLVFEMLEQNLYDFLKHSKFSPLLLKSIRPVLQQVATALLKLKSLGLIHADLKPENIMLVDPLRQPYRVKVIDFGSASHVSKAVCSTYLQSRYYRAPEIILGLPFCEAIDMWSLGCVIAELFLGWPLYPGASEYDQIRYISQTQGLPAEYLLSEGTKSSRFFNRGPDSSYPLWRLKTPSEHEAELGIKSKEARKYIFNCLDDMMQVNMTSLAGTDIQAEKADRREFIDLLKKMLTLDADKRITPMKTLNHTFVTMTHLLHFPHSSHVKSCFQNMDICKRRVSPFESGKNLFSSSNTPSAATNLTVTFSSQLNQHNQMASTGGQSLSLSSNVPLLNYQSGLYQQATINIPGLHQQSVPLQTRPTQLCGQAEPFQQTLIVCPPTIQGLQSSGKHSGFPVRMDNSVPMVPQNQSTQPLHLQPGMLTQQSCNPLMVATLHAPVAGMAPLYSLPLGCGAGRPGLLEQSPTMLQGWPAGTQQILIPSTWQQMPGMSLQNPSQTQTLVPDSPMGAPLSGGDSSGQQASHWRGRHGSHYHGIKQQDHTLGRHAPAAQFQARSQQWKRSKARHADSRARPVSSLQTAAPMVHNTPLPALSGDPIVISDTPSPAVSIITIHSDTEDEDDGKFPAASSGANQRANVISCVTVHDSHDSDSSTSSPLSPKGLANNSSSSQTSHSFSKSLAIILPLVKTQSGESRVQKTDQPANVSGKSKKGTAQQSSRAGRTSISDRNQSATTSRSQPLNLSQVQQSVMSSSQDRTGGNNSSLPRQTTYPPPISSNSSYRLHEAASIFISTPNLYAYPASAALASVSQAVDQLHAGGSSRHARPNGPYSSLGLLHSQGQYHHQQQLAAQPYLVPRSSAAAYQLSQRKLSQYPYL, encoded by the exons ATGGCTTCCCAACTCCAGGttttctcctctccctcagtctcctccAGCGCATACACCCGCACCAAGAAATTGAAGGTAGAGAACAGTGTGTGGGATGTGAGCGGCCAGGTGGGAGACAACAACTACACTTACTACCAGCAGCAGGGCCCCATCCAGGGAAATGGAAACACATCCTCCCCCTCTGCATCAAGTTTCAACCCAGCATACAACTCCTCCAACTCCAACCAGGGGTATCCATCAATGGGGGGAGGCTCCCGGGAGCAGACAGTCGTACGGGCGGCAGACAGCACAGGCAGTGCCCGGggaccctcttcctcctcctctaccagtcACCATGTCAAGGATGCTGCATCCTCCTCCCAGCCAGGGGACCTATACCACAAGCAGTACAGTAACAGCCTGAAGAGGAAAAGTGAGGAGGTGGACAGCAGTGACAGTGTTCAGATCCTGGAGGAGCTCTCTGCCCCTGTGCTCTCCAACCGCCCCGCTCCTGGTGGGGGGACCACCACAGCCCAGTCAATAGCACATTCCACCTCCACCACTAAGAGTAGTAACTCCCACAGTGAGGGAGACTACCAGCTAGTGCAGCATGAGATCCTGTGTTCTTTGTCTAACAGTTATGAGGTGCTGGAATTCCTAGGGAGAGGTACATTTGGCCAGGTGGCTAAATGCTGGAAGCGTGGCACCAATGAAATCGTGGCCATCAAGATATTGAAGAATCATCCTTCATATGCCCGGCAAGGTCAAATTGAG GTGAGTATCCTGGGCAGACTGAGCACAGAGAACGCAGACGAGTTCAACTTTGTGCGTTCCTACGAGTGTTTCCAACACAAGAACCACACTTGTCTCGTGTTTGAGATGTTGGAGCAGAATCTCTATGACTTTCTGAAGCACAGCAAGTTCAGCCCGCTGCTGCTCAAGTCCATCCGGCCTGTGCTGCAGCAG GTGGCCACGGCCCTGTTGAAGCTGAAGAGCCTGGGTCTAATCCATGCTGACCTGAAGCCTGAGAACATCATGCTGGTGGATCCTCTCAGACAACCCTACAGGGTGAAGGTCATCGACTTCGGCTCCGCCAGCCACGTTTCTAAGGCAGTGTGTTCCACCTACCTACAGTCACGCTACTACCG GGCGCCAGAGATCATCCTGGGCCTTCCCTTCTGTGAAGCTATAGATATGTGGTCTCTGGGCTGCGTCATTGCTGAACTGTTCTTGGGTTGGCCTCTTTATCCTGGTGCCTCAGAGTATGATCAG ATCCGGTACATCTCCCAGACCCAGGGCCTGCCTGCTGAATACCTCCTGAGTGAAGGCACCAAATCCAGTCGCTTCTTTAACAGAGGCCCTGACTCCAGCTACCCCCTATGGAGGCTCAAG ACTCCTTCAGAGCACGAGGCGGAGCTGGGGATAAAGTCAAAGGAGGCTCGGAAATACATCTTCAACTGTCTGGATGATATGATGCAG GTGAACATGACTAGTCTGGCGGGGACTGACATCCAGGCAGAGAAGGCGGACCGGAGAGAGTTTATTGACCTGCTGAAGAAGATGCTAACGCTGGACGCAGACAAACGCATCACCCCCATGAAGACCCTCAACCACACCTTCGTAACCATGACCCACCTGCTGCACTTCCCTCACAGCTCACA TGTGAAGTCGTGCTTCCAGAACATGGACATTTGCAAGCGAAGGGTCAGCCCTTTTGAGAGTGGAAAGAATCTGTTTTCTAGCAGCAACACCCCCAGTGCAGCTACAAACCTCACTGTTACATTTAGCAGCCAGCTCAACCAGCACAACCAG ATGGCGTCAACCGGTGGCCAGTCCCTGTCCCTGAGCAGCAACGTCCCTCTGCTGAACTACCAGTCGGGGCTGTATCAGCAGGCTACTATCAACATCCCCGGTCTCCACCAGCAAAGTGTCCCTCTGCAGACCAGACCCACCCAGCTGTGTGGCCAGGCAGAGCCTTTCCAGCAGACTCTCATAGTCTGCCCACCCACCATCCAGG GCCTCCAGTCATCCGGTAAACACTCTGGGTTCCCAGTGAGGATGGATAACTCtgttcccatggtgccccagaaCCAGTCCACTCAGCCTCTGCATCTCCAGCCTGGAATGCTCACACAG CAATCCTGCAATCCATTGATGGTAGCCACCCTGCACGCCCCTGTGGCAGGAATGGCCCCTCTGTATTCACTGCCCCTGGGCTGTGGGGCTGGAAGGCCTGGCCTACTGGAACAGAGCCCCACCATGCTG cagggCTGGCCAGCAGGTACCCAGCAGATCCTCATCCCCTCCACGTGGCAGCAGATGCCAGGAATGTCCCTCCAaaaccccagccaaacccagactcTGGTCCCTGACTCCCCCATGGGAGCCCCCCTCTCTGggggagacagctcaggacaacAGGCCTCACACTGGAG GGGTCGTCATGGCAGTCATTACCATGGCATCAAACAGCAGGACCATACACTGGGGCGTCATGCACCTGCGGCCCAGTTCCAAGCAAGATCTCAGCAGTGGAAGAGGTCTAAGGCTCGACATGCCGACAGTAGGGCCAG GCCTGTGTCGTCGCTGCAGACAGCCGCCCCTATGGTCCACAACACACCACTGCCTGCCTTGAGTGGTGATCCAATTGTCATCTCTGATACTCCCAGCCCTGCTGTCAGCATTATCACTATCCATAGTGACACAGAGGACGAGGATGACGGAAAGTTCCCTGCTGCCAG CTCTGGTGCTAACCAGCGGGCCAACGTGATTAGCTGTGTGACAGTCCACGACTCGCATGACTCTGACTCGTCCACCAGCAGTCCCCTGAGCCCCAAGGGCCTGGCCAACAACTCCTCCTCGTCCCAGACCTCCCACTCCTTCTCCAAGTCTCTAGCCATCATCCTGCCCTTAGTGAAGACCCAGTCTGGGGAGAGCAGAGTACAAAAAACAG ATCAACCTGCTAATGTCTCTGGTAAATCCAAGAAGGGGACAGCTCAGCAATCCAGCAGGGCAGGAAGGACCTCCATTTCTGATCGCAACCAGAGTGCCACAACTAGCAGATCCCAACCACTCAACCTGAGTCAG GTACAGCAGTCTGTGATGTCATCGTCACAAGACAGAACAGGAGGCAACAACAGCTCCTTGCCCCGTCAGACCACTTaccctcctcccatctcctccaaCTCCTCTTATCGCCTGCACGAGGCTGCCTCCATCTTCATCTCTACCCCGAACCTGTACGCCTACCCTGCCTCTGCTGCCCTGGCCTCTGTCTCCCAGGCCGTGGACCAGCTCCATGCCGGCGGCTCTTCTCGACATGCCCGGCCCAATGGGCCCTACTCCTCCCTGGGGCTCCTACATTCCCAGGGACAgtaccaccaccagcagcagcTGGCGGCCCAGCCTTACCTCGTTCCCCGATCCAGCGCGGCAGCCTACCAGCTCAGCCAAAGAAAGCTCAGTCAGTACCCCTACCTGTGA
- the LOC129829786 gene encoding homeodomain-interacting protein kinase 1-like isoform X5, translating into MASQLQVFSSPSVSSSAYTRTKKLKVENSVWDVSGQVGDNNYTYYQQQGPIQGNGNTSSPSASSFNPAYNSSNSNQGYPSMGGGSREQTVVRAADSTGSARGPSSSSSTSHHVKDAASSSQPGDLYHKQYSNSLKRKSEEVDSSDSVQILEELSAPVLSNRPAPGGGTTTAQSIAHSTSTTKSSNSHSEGDYQLVQHEILCSLSNSYEVLEFLGRGTFGQVAKCWKRGTNEIVAIKILKNHPSYARQGQIEVSILGRLSTENADEFNFVRSYECFQHKNHTCLVFEMLEQNLYDFLKHSKFSPLLLKSIRPVLQQVATALLKLKSLGLIHADLKPENIMLVDPLRQPYRVKVIDFGSASHVSKAVCSTYLQSRYYRAPEIILGLPFCEAIDMWSLGCVIAELFLGWPLYPGASEYDQIRYISQTQGLPAEYLLSEGTKSSRFFNRGPDSSYPLWRLKTPSEHEAELGIKSKEARKYIFNCLDDMMQVNMTSLAGTDIQAEKADRREFIDLLKKMLTLDADKRITPMKTLNHTFVTMTHLLHFPHSSHVKSCFQNMDICKRRVSPFESGKNLFSSSNTPSAATNLTVTFSSQLNQHNQMASTGGQSLSLSSNVPLLNYQSGLYQQATINIPGLHQQSVPLQTRPTQLCGQAEPFQQTLIVCPPTIQGLQSSGKHSGFPVRMDNSVPMVPQNQSTQPLHLQPGMLTQGWPAGTQQILIPSTWQQMPGMSLQNPSQTQTLVPDSPMGAPLSGGDSSGQQASHWRGRHGSHYHGIKQQDHTLGRHAPAAQFQARSQQWKRSKARHADSRARPVSSLQTAAPMVHNTPLPALSGDPIVISDTPSPAVSIITIHSDTEDEDDGKFPAASSGANQRANVISCVTVHDSHDSDSSTSSPLSPKGLANNSSSSQTSHSFSKSLAIILPLVKTQSGESRVQKTGWHDQPANVSGKSKKGTAQQSSRAGRTSISDRNQSATTSRSQPLNLSQVQQSVMSSSQDRTGGNNSSLPRQTTYPPPISSNSSYRLHEAASIFISTPNLYAYPASAALASVSQAVDQLHAGGSSRHARPNGPYSSLGLLHSQGQYHHQQQLAAQPYLVPRSSAAAYQLSQRKLSQYPYL; encoded by the exons ATGGCTTCCCAACTCCAGGttttctcctctccctcagtctcctccAGCGCATACACCCGCACCAAGAAATTGAAGGTAGAGAACAGTGTGTGGGATGTGAGCGGCCAGGTGGGAGACAACAACTACACTTACTACCAGCAGCAGGGCCCCATCCAGGGAAATGGAAACACATCCTCCCCCTCTGCATCAAGTTTCAACCCAGCATACAACTCCTCCAACTCCAACCAGGGGTATCCATCAATGGGGGGAGGCTCCCGGGAGCAGACAGTCGTACGGGCGGCAGACAGCACAGGCAGTGCCCGGggaccctcttcctcctcctctaccagtcACCATGTCAAGGATGCTGCATCCTCCTCCCAGCCAGGGGACCTATACCACAAGCAGTACAGTAACAGCCTGAAGAGGAAAAGTGAGGAGGTGGACAGCAGTGACAGTGTTCAGATCCTGGAGGAGCTCTCTGCCCCTGTGCTCTCCAACCGCCCCGCTCCTGGTGGGGGGACCACCACAGCCCAGTCAATAGCACATTCCACCTCCACCACTAAGAGTAGTAACTCCCACAGTGAGGGAGACTACCAGCTAGTGCAGCATGAGATCCTGTGTTCTTTGTCTAACAGTTATGAGGTGCTGGAATTCCTAGGGAGAGGTACATTTGGCCAGGTGGCTAAATGCTGGAAGCGTGGCACCAATGAAATCGTGGCCATCAAGATATTGAAGAATCATCCTTCATATGCCCGGCAAGGTCAAATTGAG GTGAGTATCCTGGGCAGACTGAGCACAGAGAACGCAGACGAGTTCAACTTTGTGCGTTCCTACGAGTGTTTCCAACACAAGAACCACACTTGTCTCGTGTTTGAGATGTTGGAGCAGAATCTCTATGACTTTCTGAAGCACAGCAAGTTCAGCCCGCTGCTGCTCAAGTCCATCCGGCCTGTGCTGCAGCAG GTGGCCACGGCCCTGTTGAAGCTGAAGAGCCTGGGTCTAATCCATGCTGACCTGAAGCCTGAGAACATCATGCTGGTGGATCCTCTCAGACAACCCTACAGGGTGAAGGTCATCGACTTCGGCTCCGCCAGCCACGTTTCTAAGGCAGTGTGTTCCACCTACCTACAGTCACGCTACTACCG GGCGCCAGAGATCATCCTGGGCCTTCCCTTCTGTGAAGCTATAGATATGTGGTCTCTGGGCTGCGTCATTGCTGAACTGTTCTTGGGTTGGCCTCTTTATCCTGGTGCCTCAGAGTATGATCAG ATCCGGTACATCTCCCAGACCCAGGGCCTGCCTGCTGAATACCTCCTGAGTGAAGGCACCAAATCCAGTCGCTTCTTTAACAGAGGCCCTGACTCCAGCTACCCCCTATGGAGGCTCAAG ACTCCTTCAGAGCACGAGGCGGAGCTGGGGATAAAGTCAAAGGAGGCTCGGAAATACATCTTCAACTGTCTGGATGATATGATGCAG GTGAACATGACTAGTCTGGCGGGGACTGACATCCAGGCAGAGAAGGCGGACCGGAGAGAGTTTATTGACCTGCTGAAGAAGATGCTAACGCTGGACGCAGACAAACGCATCACCCCCATGAAGACCCTCAACCACACCTTCGTAACCATGACCCACCTGCTGCACTTCCCTCACAGCTCACA TGTGAAGTCGTGCTTCCAGAACATGGACATTTGCAAGCGAAGGGTCAGCCCTTTTGAGAGTGGAAAGAATCTGTTTTCTAGCAGCAACACCCCCAGTGCAGCTACAAACCTCACTGTTACATTTAGCAGCCAGCTCAACCAGCACAACCAG ATGGCGTCAACCGGTGGCCAGTCCCTGTCCCTGAGCAGCAACGTCCCTCTGCTGAACTACCAGTCGGGGCTGTATCAGCAGGCTACTATCAACATCCCCGGTCTCCACCAGCAAAGTGTCCCTCTGCAGACCAGACCCACCCAGCTGTGTGGCCAGGCAGAGCCTTTCCAGCAGACTCTCATAGTCTGCCCACCCACCATCCAGG GCCTCCAGTCATCCGGTAAACACTCTGGGTTCCCAGTGAGGATGGATAACTCtgttcccatggtgccccagaaCCAGTCCACTCAGCCTCTGCATCTCCAGCCTGGAATGCTCACACAG ggCTGGCCAGCAGGTACCCAGCAGATCCTCATCCCCTCCACGTGGCAGCAGATGCCAGGAATGTCCCTCCAaaaccccagccaaacccagactcTGGTCCCTGACTCCCCCATGGGAGCCCCCCTCTCTGggggagacagctcaggacaacAGGCCTCACACTGGAG GGGTCGTCATGGCAGTCATTACCATGGCATCAAACAGCAGGACCATACACTGGGGCGTCATGCACCTGCGGCCCAGTTCCAAGCAAGATCTCAGCAGTGGAAGAGGTCTAAGGCTCGACATGCCGACAGTAGGGCCAG GCCTGTGTCGTCGCTGCAGACAGCCGCCCCTATGGTCCACAACACACCACTGCCTGCCTTGAGTGGTGATCCAATTGTCATCTCTGATACTCCCAGCCCTGCTGTCAGCATTATCACTATCCATAGTGACACAGAGGACGAGGATGACGGAAAGTTCCCTGCTGCCAG CTCTGGTGCTAACCAGCGGGCCAACGTGATTAGCTGTGTGACAGTCCACGACTCGCATGACTCTGACTCGTCCACCAGCAGTCCCCTGAGCCCCAAGGGCCTGGCCAACAACTCCTCCTCGTCCCAGACCTCCCACTCCTTCTCCAAGTCTCTAGCCATCATCCTGCCCTTAGTGAAGACCCAGTCTGGGGAGAGCAGAGTACAAAAAACAGGTTGGCATG ATCAACCTGCTAATGTCTCTGGTAAATCCAAGAAGGGGACAGCTCAGCAATCCAGCAGGGCAGGAAGGACCTCCATTTCTGATCGCAACCAGAGTGCCACAACTAGCAGATCCCAACCACTCAACCTGAGTCAG GTACAGCAGTCTGTGATGTCATCGTCACAAGACAGAACAGGAGGCAACAACAGCTCCTTGCCCCGTCAGACCACTTaccctcctcccatctcctccaaCTCCTCTTATCGCCTGCACGAGGCTGCCTCCATCTTCATCTCTACCCCGAACCTGTACGCCTACCCTGCCTCTGCTGCCCTGGCCTCTGTCTCCCAGGCCGTGGACCAGCTCCATGCCGGCGGCTCTTCTCGACATGCCCGGCCCAATGGGCCCTACTCCTCCCTGGGGCTCCTACATTCCCAGGGACAgtaccaccaccagcagcagcTGGCGGCCCAGCCTTACCTCGTTCCCCGATCCAGCGCGGCAGCCTACCAGCTCAGCCAAAGAAAGCTCAGTCAGTACCCCTACCTGTGA
- the LOC129829786 gene encoding homeodomain-interacting protein kinase 1-like isoform X2, translating into MASQLQVFSSPSVSSSAYTRTKKLKVENSVWDVSGQVGDNNYTYYQQQGPIQGNGNTSSPSASSFNPAYNSSNSNQGYPSMGGGSREQTVVRAADSTGSARGPSSSSSTSHHVKDAASSSQPGDLYHKQYSNSLKRKSEEVDSSDSVQILEELSAPVLSNRPAPGGGTTTAQSIAHSTSTTKSSNSHSEGDYQLVQHEILCSLSNSYEVLEFLGRGTFGQVAKCWKRGTNEIVAIKILKNHPSYARQGQIEVSILGRLSTENADEFNFVRSYECFQHKNHTCLVFEMLEQNLYDFLKHSKFSPLLLKSIRPVLQQVATALLKLKSLGLIHADLKPENIMLVDPLRQPYRVKVIDFGSASHVSKAVCSTYLQSRYYRAPEIILGLPFCEAIDMWSLGCVIAELFLGWPLYPGASEYDQIRYISQTQGLPAEYLLSEGTKSSRFFNRGPDSSYPLWRLKTPSEHEAELGIKSKEARKYIFNCLDDMMQVNMTSLAGTDIQAEKADRREFIDLLKKMLTLDADKRITPMKTLNHTFVTMTHLLHFPHSSHVKSCFQNMDICKRRVSPFESGKNLFSSSNTPSAATNLTVTFSSQLNQHNQMASTGGQSLSLSSNVPLLNYQSGLYQQATINIPGLHQQSVPLQTRPTQLCGQAEPFQQTLIVCPPTIQGLQSSGKHSGFPVRMDNSVPMVPQNQSTQPLHLQPGMLTQQSCNPLMVATLHAPVAGMAPLYSLPLGCGAGRPGLLEQSPTMLGWPAGTQQILIPSTWQQMPGMSLQNPSQTQTLVPDSPMGAPLSGGDSSGQQASHWRGRHGSHYHGIKQQDHTLGRHAPAAQFQARSQQWKRSKARHADSRARPVSSLQTAAPMVHNTPLPALSGDPIVISDTPSPAVSIITIHSDTEDEDDGKFPAASSGANQRANVISCVTVHDSHDSDSSTSSPLSPKGLANNSSSSQTSHSFSKSLAIILPLVKTQSGESRVQKTGWHDQPANVSGKSKKGTAQQSSRAGRTSISDRNQSATTSRSQPLNLSQVQQSVMSSSQDRTGGNNSSLPRQTTYPPPISSNSSYRLHEAASIFISTPNLYAYPASAALASVSQAVDQLHAGGSSRHARPNGPYSSLGLLHSQGQYHHQQQLAAQPYLVPRSSAAAYQLSQRKLSQYPYL; encoded by the exons ATGGCTTCCCAACTCCAGGttttctcctctccctcagtctcctccAGCGCATACACCCGCACCAAGAAATTGAAGGTAGAGAACAGTGTGTGGGATGTGAGCGGCCAGGTGGGAGACAACAACTACACTTACTACCAGCAGCAGGGCCCCATCCAGGGAAATGGAAACACATCCTCCCCCTCTGCATCAAGTTTCAACCCAGCATACAACTCCTCCAACTCCAACCAGGGGTATCCATCAATGGGGGGAGGCTCCCGGGAGCAGACAGTCGTACGGGCGGCAGACAGCACAGGCAGTGCCCGGggaccctcttcctcctcctctaccagtcACCATGTCAAGGATGCTGCATCCTCCTCCCAGCCAGGGGACCTATACCACAAGCAGTACAGTAACAGCCTGAAGAGGAAAAGTGAGGAGGTGGACAGCAGTGACAGTGTTCAGATCCTGGAGGAGCTCTCTGCCCCTGTGCTCTCCAACCGCCCCGCTCCTGGTGGGGGGACCACCACAGCCCAGTCAATAGCACATTCCACCTCCACCACTAAGAGTAGTAACTCCCACAGTGAGGGAGACTACCAGCTAGTGCAGCATGAGATCCTGTGTTCTTTGTCTAACAGTTATGAGGTGCTGGAATTCCTAGGGAGAGGTACATTTGGCCAGGTGGCTAAATGCTGGAAGCGTGGCACCAATGAAATCGTGGCCATCAAGATATTGAAGAATCATCCTTCATATGCCCGGCAAGGTCAAATTGAG GTGAGTATCCTGGGCAGACTGAGCACAGAGAACGCAGACGAGTTCAACTTTGTGCGTTCCTACGAGTGTTTCCAACACAAGAACCACACTTGTCTCGTGTTTGAGATGTTGGAGCAGAATCTCTATGACTTTCTGAAGCACAGCAAGTTCAGCCCGCTGCTGCTCAAGTCCATCCGGCCTGTGCTGCAGCAG GTGGCCACGGCCCTGTTGAAGCTGAAGAGCCTGGGTCTAATCCATGCTGACCTGAAGCCTGAGAACATCATGCTGGTGGATCCTCTCAGACAACCCTACAGGGTGAAGGTCATCGACTTCGGCTCCGCCAGCCACGTTTCTAAGGCAGTGTGTTCCACCTACCTACAGTCACGCTACTACCG GGCGCCAGAGATCATCCTGGGCCTTCCCTTCTGTGAAGCTATAGATATGTGGTCTCTGGGCTGCGTCATTGCTGAACTGTTCTTGGGTTGGCCTCTTTATCCTGGTGCCTCAGAGTATGATCAG ATCCGGTACATCTCCCAGACCCAGGGCCTGCCTGCTGAATACCTCCTGAGTGAAGGCACCAAATCCAGTCGCTTCTTTAACAGAGGCCCTGACTCCAGCTACCCCCTATGGAGGCTCAAG ACTCCTTCAGAGCACGAGGCGGAGCTGGGGATAAAGTCAAAGGAGGCTCGGAAATACATCTTCAACTGTCTGGATGATATGATGCAG GTGAACATGACTAGTCTGGCGGGGACTGACATCCAGGCAGAGAAGGCGGACCGGAGAGAGTTTATTGACCTGCTGAAGAAGATGCTAACGCTGGACGCAGACAAACGCATCACCCCCATGAAGACCCTCAACCACACCTTCGTAACCATGACCCACCTGCTGCACTTCCCTCACAGCTCACA TGTGAAGTCGTGCTTCCAGAACATGGACATTTGCAAGCGAAGGGTCAGCCCTTTTGAGAGTGGAAAGAATCTGTTTTCTAGCAGCAACACCCCCAGTGCAGCTACAAACCTCACTGTTACATTTAGCAGCCAGCTCAACCAGCACAACCAG ATGGCGTCAACCGGTGGCCAGTCCCTGTCCCTGAGCAGCAACGTCCCTCTGCTGAACTACCAGTCGGGGCTGTATCAGCAGGCTACTATCAACATCCCCGGTCTCCACCAGCAAAGTGTCCCTCTGCAGACCAGACCCACCCAGCTGTGTGGCCAGGCAGAGCCTTTCCAGCAGACTCTCATAGTCTGCCCACCCACCATCCAGG GCCTCCAGTCATCCGGTAAACACTCTGGGTTCCCAGTGAGGATGGATAACTCtgttcccatggtgccccagaaCCAGTCCACTCAGCCTCTGCATCTCCAGCCTGGAATGCTCACACAG CAATCCTGCAATCCATTGATGGTAGCCACCCTGCACGCCCCTGTGGCAGGAATGGCCCCTCTGTATTCACTGCCCCTGGGCTGTGGGGCTGGAAGGCCTGGCCTACTGGAACAGAGCCCCACCATGCTG ggCTGGCCAGCAGGTACCCAGCAGATCCTCATCCCCTCCACGTGGCAGCAGATGCCAGGAATGTCCCTCCAaaaccccagccaaacccagactcTGGTCCCTGACTCCCCCATGGGAGCCCCCCTCTCTGggggagacagctcaggacaacAGGCCTCACACTGGAG GGGTCGTCATGGCAGTCATTACCATGGCATCAAACAGCAGGACCATACACTGGGGCGTCATGCACCTGCGGCCCAGTTCCAAGCAAGATCTCAGCAGTGGAAGAGGTCTAAGGCTCGACATGCCGACAGTAGGGCCAG GCCTGTGTCGTCGCTGCAGACAGCCGCCCCTATGGTCCACAACACACCACTGCCTGCCTTGAGTGGTGATCCAATTGTCATCTCTGATACTCCCAGCCCTGCTGTCAGCATTATCACTATCCATAGTGACACAGAGGACGAGGATGACGGAAAGTTCCCTGCTGCCAG CTCTGGTGCTAACCAGCGGGCCAACGTGATTAGCTGTGTGACAGTCCACGACTCGCATGACTCTGACTCGTCCACCAGCAGTCCCCTGAGCCCCAAGGGCCTGGCCAACAACTCCTCCTCGTCCCAGACCTCCCACTCCTTCTCCAAGTCTCTAGCCATCATCCTGCCCTTAGTGAAGACCCAGTCTGGGGAGAGCAGAGTACAAAAAACAGGTTGGCATG ATCAACCTGCTAATGTCTCTGGTAAATCCAAGAAGGGGACAGCTCAGCAATCCAGCAGGGCAGGAAGGACCTCCATTTCTGATCGCAACCAGAGTGCCACAACTAGCAGATCCCAACCACTCAACCTGAGTCAG GTACAGCAGTCTGTGATGTCATCGTCACAAGACAGAACAGGAGGCAACAACAGCTCCTTGCCCCGTCAGACCACTTaccctcctcccatctcctccaaCTCCTCTTATCGCCTGCACGAGGCTGCCTCCATCTTCATCTCTACCCCGAACCTGTACGCCTACCCTGCCTCTGCTGCCCTGGCCTCTGTCTCCCAGGCCGTGGACCAGCTCCATGCCGGCGGCTCTTCTCGACATGCCCGGCCCAATGGGCCCTACTCCTCCCTGGGGCTCCTACATTCCCAGGGACAgtaccaccaccagcagcagcTGGCGGCCCAGCCTTACCTCGTTCCCCGATCCAGCGCGGCAGCCTACCAGCTCAGCCAAAGAAAGCTCAGTCAGTACCCCTACCTGTGA